The Streptomyces aurantiacus genome includes a region encoding these proteins:
- a CDS encoding FadR/GntR family transcriptional regulator, producing the protein MPLSHPRRSALSEQVIAALRNQITSGEWPVGARIPTEPELVEQLGVARNTVREAVRALAHNGLLDIRQGSGTYVVATSELAGVMHRRFADADPRHIAELRATLESSAARLAAERRTERDLKQLDALLVRREEAWESGDAEAFVSADTTFHLAVVAASHNDVMTAMYADLGEVVRDWLREDIGEELTPGTYMDHSRLVDAIRTGDAETAASEAAGYPFQCRPGRPGNVTSGG; encoded by the coding sequence TTCGGCGCTGTCCGAGCAGGTCATCGCCGCACTGCGGAACCAGATCACCTCCGGCGAGTGGCCGGTGGGCGCCCGCATCCCCACCGAGCCGGAACTGGTCGAACAGCTGGGGGTCGCCCGCAACACGGTCCGGGAGGCCGTCAGAGCGCTCGCGCACAACGGCCTGCTCGACATCCGGCAGGGCTCGGGCACCTACGTCGTGGCCACCAGCGAGCTGGCCGGTGTGATGCACCGCCGGTTCGCGGACGCCGATCCGCGGCACATCGCCGAACTGCGCGCCACGCTGGAGTCGAGTGCGGCGAGGCTGGCCGCCGAGCGCCGCACCGAGCGCGATCTCAAGCAGCTGGACGCACTCCTCGTACGCCGGGAGGAGGCCTGGGAGTCAGGGGACGCGGAGGCCTTCGTGAGCGCCGACACGACCTTCCACCTGGCCGTGGTCGCCGCGTCCCACAACGACGTCATGACGGCGATGTACGCGGACCTGGGCGAGGTGGTGCGCGACTGGCTGCGCGAGGACATCGGCGAGGAGCTGACGCCCGGGACGTACATGGACCACTCGCGCCTGGTGGACGCGATCCGCACGGGCGACGCGGAGACGGCCGCCTCGGAGGCGGCCGGTTATCCCTTCCAGTGCCGCCCGGGGCGGCCCGGGAACGTCACCTCCGGTGGCTGA
- a CDS encoding TldD/PmbA family protein, which produces MPHSIDEAFAALPLRALADAALARARALGADHADFRFERVRSAAWRLRDAKPAGSSDTTDLGYAVRVVHGGTWGFASGVDLTMDAAAKVASQAVAMAKLSAQVIKAAGSDERVELADEPVHAEQTWVSSYEIDPFSVPDQEKSGLLEEWSARLLAADGVSHVDASLLTVHENKFYADTAGTVTTQQRVRLHPQLNAVAVDESSGEFDSMRTIAPPVGRGWEYLTGTGWDWESELARIPELLAEKMRAPSVEAGLYDLVVDPSNLWLTIHESIGHATELDRALGYEAAYAGTSFATFDQLGKLRYGSELMNVTGDRTAEHGLATIGYDDEGVAGQSWDLVKDGTLVGYQLDRRIAKLTGFERSNGCAYADSPGHVPVQRMANVSLQPDPAGMSTEDLIGSVDRGIYVVGDRSWSIDMQRYNFQFTGQRFFRIENGRITGQLRDVAYQATTTDFWGSMAAVGGPQTYVLGGAFNCGKAQPGQVAAVSHGCPSALFKGVNILNTTQEAGR; this is translated from the coding sequence GTGCCCCATTCCATCGACGAAGCCTTCGCGGCACTGCCGCTGAGGGCCCTGGCCGACGCGGCGCTCGCGCGGGCCCGGGCGCTGGGCGCCGACCACGCCGACTTCCGGTTCGAGCGGGTGCGCAGCGCGGCCTGGCGGCTGCGGGACGCGAAGCCCGCCGGCTCCTCGGACACCACGGACCTCGGCTACGCGGTGCGCGTGGTGCACGGCGGCACCTGGGGGTTCGCGTCGGGTGTCGATCTGACGATGGACGCCGCCGCGAAGGTGGCGTCACAGGCCGTGGCGATGGCGAAGCTGTCGGCGCAGGTGATCAAGGCGGCGGGTTCGGACGAGCGGGTCGAGCTGGCGGACGAGCCCGTGCACGCCGAGCAGACGTGGGTCTCCTCGTACGAGATCGACCCCTTCTCCGTGCCGGACCAGGAGAAGTCGGGGCTGCTGGAAGAGTGGAGCGCGCGGCTGCTCGCGGCGGACGGCGTCAGTCACGTGGACGCCTCGCTGCTGACGGTGCACGAGAACAAGTTCTACGCGGACACGGCCGGCACGGTGACGACCCAGCAGCGGGTCAGGCTGCACCCCCAGCTCAATGCCGTGGCCGTCGACGAGTCGAGCGGCGAGTTCGACTCGATGCGCACGATCGCGCCGCCCGTCGGGCGCGGCTGGGAGTACCTGACGGGCACCGGCTGGGACTGGGAGTCGGAGCTCGCGCGGATCCCCGAGCTGCTCGCCGAGAAGATGCGGGCGCCGAGCGTCGAGGCGGGGTTGTACGACCTGGTCGTCGACCCCTCGAACCTGTGGCTGACCATCCACGAGTCCATCGGCCACGCCACCGAGCTGGACCGTGCGCTCGGCTACGAGGCGGCGTACGCCGGGACGTCGTTCGCCACCTTCGACCAGCTGGGCAAGCTGAGGTACGGCTCCGAGCTGATGAACGTGACGGGTGACCGCACCGCCGAGCACGGTCTCGCGACCATCGGGTACGACGACGAGGGCGTCGCCGGGCAGTCCTGGGACCTGGTGAAGGACGGGACGTTGGTCGGCTACCAGCTGGACCGCCGGATCGCGAAGCTGACCGGCTTCGAGCGGTCCAACGGCTGCGCGTACGCCGACTCCCCCGGCCATGTGCCCGTACAGCGCATGGCGAACGTGTCGCTCCAGCCGGATCCCGCCGGGATGTCCACCGAGGACCTGATCGGGAGCGTCGACCGCGGTATCTACGTCGTGGGCGACCGGTCCTGGTCGATCGACATGCAGCGGTACAACTTCCAGTTCACCGGGCAGCGGTTCTTCCGGATCGAGAACGGCCGGATCACGGGCCAGCTGCGGGATGTCGCCTACCAGGCGACGACCACGGACTTCTGGGGCTCGATGGCGGCCGTCGGCGGCCCGCAGACGTACGTCCTGGGCGGCGCCTTCAACTGCGGCAAGGCCCAGCCGGGCCAGGTCGCGGCGGTCTCGCACGGCTGCCCGTCGGCCCTCTTCAAGGGTGTCAATATCCTCAACACGACCCAGGAGGCCGGTCGATGA
- the fabI gene encoding enoyl-ACP reductase FabI has protein sequence MSGILEGKRVLISGVLMESSIAFHAAKLAQEQGAEIILTAFPRPTLTERIAKKLPKPAKVIELDVSNDEHLARLADLVGEELGGLDGVVHSIGFAPQDALGGNFLNTPFESVATAMHVSAFSLKSLTMACLPLMQNGGSVVGLTFDAQYAWPQYDWMGPAKAALEATSRYMARDLGKQNIRCNLISAGPIGSMAAKSIPGFGELAAVWDDRSPLEWDLKDPEPAGRGIVALLSDWFPKTTGEIIHVDGGLHAIGA, from the coding sequence ATGAGCGGAATTCTCGAGGGCAAGCGCGTCCTGATCTCCGGTGTGCTGATGGAGTCGTCCATCGCCTTCCACGCGGCCAAGCTGGCCCAGGAGCAGGGCGCCGAGATCATCCTCACCGCGTTCCCGCGGCCCACCCTGACCGAGCGCATCGCCAAGAAGCTGCCCAAGCCCGCCAAGGTCATCGAGCTCGACGTCAGCAACGACGAGCACCTGGCGCGCCTGGCCGACCTGGTCGGTGAGGAGCTGGGCGGCCTGGACGGCGTCGTGCACTCCATCGGCTTCGCCCCGCAGGACGCCCTGGGCGGCAACTTCCTCAACACGCCGTTCGAGTCCGTGGCCACCGCCATGCACGTCTCGGCGTTCTCCCTGAAGTCGCTGACCATGGCCTGCCTGCCGCTGATGCAGAACGGCGGCTCCGTCGTCGGCCTCACCTTCGACGCGCAGTACGCCTGGCCGCAGTACGACTGGATGGGCCCGGCCAAGGCGGCCCTGGAGGCCACCAGCCGCTACATGGCGCGCGACCTGGGCAAGCAGAACATCCGCTGCAACCTCATCTCCGCGGGCCCCATCGGGTCCATGGCCGCCAAGTCCATCCCGGGCTTCGGCGAGCTGGCCGCGGTCTGGGACGACCGCTCGCCGCTCGAGTGGGACCTCAAGGACCCCGAGCCGGCCGGCCGCGGGATCGTCGCCCTGCTCAGTGACTGGTTCCCGAAGACCACCGGCGAGATCATCCACGTCGACGGCGGTCTGCACGCGATCGGCGCGTAA
- a CDS encoding metallopeptidase TldD-related protein: MSARTPHGSTSSTNKPHEVVERALALSRADGCVVIADERSTANLRWAGNALTTNGVTRGRTLTVIATVDGREGTASGVVSRSAVTPDELEPLVRAAEAAARGAGPAEDAQPLVAGVSASPDFTDAPAETSSAVFTDFAPALGESFARARAGGRELYGFANHELVSSYLGTSTGLRLRHDQPTGTLELNAKSPDRTRSAWAGRSTRDFKDVDPAALDAELAVRLGWAQRRVELPAGRYETLLPPTAVADLLIYQMWSAAARDAAEGRTVFSRPGGGTRVGDRLTDLPLTLRSDPNEAGLESAPFVLTHSSGDDASVFDNGLPLSATEWVREGELKHLTSTRHSAGLTGLPVAPGIGNLILDGGDDTSLEEMVAATERGLLLTCLWYIREVDPATLLLTGLTRDGVYLVENGEVTGEVNNFRFNESPVGLLGRATEAGRTEKTLPREWSDWFTRAAMPALRVPDFNMSSVSQGV; this comes from the coding sequence ATGAGCGCGCGCACGCCCCATGGCAGTACTTCCTCGACGAACAAGCCGCACGAGGTCGTCGAGCGTGCCCTCGCGCTGTCCCGGGCGGACGGGTGTGTGGTCATCGCCGACGAGCGGTCGACCGCCAACCTGCGCTGGGCCGGCAACGCGCTGACGACGAACGGTGTCACGCGCGGGCGCACGCTGACCGTCATCGCGACGGTCGACGGCCGCGAGGGCACCGCCTCCGGTGTCGTCTCGCGTTCGGCAGTGACCCCGGACGAGCTGGAGCCCCTGGTGCGGGCCGCCGAGGCGGCTGCGCGCGGGGCGGGCCCGGCCGAGGACGCACAGCCGCTCGTGGCGGGCGTGTCCGCCTCCCCCGACTTCACGGACGCGCCCGCCGAGACTTCGTCGGCCGTCTTCACGGACTTCGCCCCGGCACTGGGCGAATCGTTCGCACGCGCGCGTGCGGGTGGACGCGAGCTGTACGGCTTCGCCAACCACGAGCTCGTCTCCAGCTATCTCGGCACGTCCACGGGGCTGCGCCTGCGTCACGACCAGCCCACCGGGACGCTGGAGCTGAACGCCAAGTCGCCGGACCGTACGCGCTCGGCGTGGGCGGGGCGCTCGACGCGGGACTTCAAGGACGTGGACCCGGCGGCGCTCGACGCCGAGCTGGCCGTCCGGCTGGGCTGGGCGCAGCGGCGTGTCGAGCTGCCCGCCGGACGGTACGAGACGCTACTGCCGCCGACCGCCGTCGCGGACCTGCTGATCTACCAGATGTGGTCGGCGGCGGCCCGGGACGCGGCGGAGGGCCGGACGGTGTTCAGCAGGCCCGGCGGCGGTACGCGCGTCGGCGACCGGCTCACCGACCTGCCGCTGACCCTGCGCAGCGACCCGAACGAGGCCGGGCTGGAGAGCGCCCCCTTCGTCCTCACGCACTCCTCCGGGGACGACGCCTCCGTCTTCGACAACGGGCTGCCGCTCAGCGCCACGGAGTGGGTCCGCGAGGGTGAGCTGAAGCATCTGACGAGCACGCGGCACAGTGCGGGCCTGACCGGGCTGCCGGTGGCCCCCGGTATCGGCAACCTCATCCTCGACGGCGGCGACGACACCTCTCTGGAGGAGATGGTCGCCGCCACGGAGCGCGGGCTGCTGCTGACCTGCCTCTGGTACATCCGCGAGGTCGACCCGGCGACGCTGCTGCTGACCGGACTGACCCGGGACGGCGTCTACCTCGTGGAGAACGGCGAGGTCACCGGCGAGGTCAACAACTTCCGGTTCAACGAGTCGCCGGTGGGCCTGCTGGGGCGGGCGACCGAGGCGGGACGGACGGAGAAGACGCTGCCGCGCGAGTGGAGCGACTGGTTCACCAGGGCCGCGATGCCCGCGCTGCGGGTGCCGGACTTCAACATGAGCTCTGTCAGCCAGGGCGTATAA
- the fabG gene encoding 3-oxoacyl-[acyl-carrier-protein] reductase translates to MSRSVLVTGGNRGIGLAIARAFVDAGDKVAITYRTGEPPAAVTELGCLAVKCDITDSEQVEQAYKQIEAEHGPVEVLVANAGVTKDQLLMRMSEEDFTSVLDTNLTGTFRVVKRANRGMLRARKGRVVLISSVVGLYGSPGQANYAASKAGLVGFARSLARELGSRNLTFNVVAPGFVDTDMTKVLTDEQREGIVKQVPLGRYAQPEEIAATVRFLASDDASYITGAVIPVDGGLGMGH, encoded by the coding sequence TTGAGCCGCTCGGTTCTCGTCACCGGAGGAAACCGGGGCATCGGCCTTGCCATCGCCCGCGCTTTCGTCGACGCGGGCGACAAGGTCGCGATCACATACCGTACGGGCGAGCCTCCGGCCGCCGTCACCGAACTGGGCTGCCTCGCGGTCAAGTGCGACATCACCGACAGCGAGCAGGTGGAGCAGGCCTACAAGCAGATCGAGGCCGAGCACGGCCCGGTCGAGGTTCTCGTCGCCAACGCCGGTGTCACCAAGGACCAGTTGCTGATGCGGATGTCCGAGGAGGACTTCACGTCCGTCCTGGACACCAACCTGACGGGCACCTTCCGGGTCGTGAAGCGCGCCAACCGCGGCATGCTGCGCGCGAGGAAGGGCCGCGTGGTGCTGATCTCCTCCGTCGTCGGTCTGTACGGCTCGCCGGGCCAGGCCAACTACGCCGCGTCCAAGGCCGGCCTGGTCGGGTTCGCGCGCTCCCTCGCCCGCGAGCTGGGCTCGCGCAACCTCACCTTCAACGTCGTCGCGCCCGGTTTCGTCGACACCGACATGACCAAGGTGCTCACCGACGAGCAGCGCGAGGGCATCGTGAAGCAGGTGCCGCTCGGCCGGTACGCGCAGCCCGAGGAGATCGCCGCGACAGTGCGGTTCCTCGCCTCGGACGACGCCTCGTACATCACTGGAGCCGTCATCCCCGTAGACGGCGGACTGGGAATGGGTCACTGA